The genomic stretch CACCGCGGTGAGCCATGTCCCGCACGCAAACGCGGCACAGGCCGAACTTGCGGTAGACCGAGTGCGGGCGACCGCACTTCTGGCAGCGGGTGTATGCACGCACGGCGAACTTCGGCTTCGCGGCCGCCTTGATGATCAGCGCCTTCTTGGCCATGCTCAGTTCTCCTTGAACGGGAAGCCCAGGAGCTTGAGCAGCGCCCGGCCCTCGTCGTCGGTCTTGGCGGTCGTGACCACCGTGATGTCCATGCCCCGCGGACGATCGATCCGGTCCTGGTCGATCTCGTGGAACACCGACTGCTCGGTCAGACCGAACGTGTAGTTGCCGTGGCCGTCGAGCTTGCGACCGTCCAGACCGCGGAAGTCACGGATACGCGGCAGCGCGATCGAGAGCAGCCGGTCCAGGAACTCCCACATCCGGTCGCCGCGGAGGGTGACCTTCGCGCCGATCGGCATGCCCTCGCGCAGCTTGAACTGCGCGATGGACTTGGTCGCCCGCCGCACCAGCGGCTTCTGACCGGTGATGGTGGTGAGGTCACGGACGGCGCCGTCGATCAGCTTCGCGTCCCGCGCGGCCTCGCCGACACCCATGTTCACGACGACCTTGACCAGGCCGGGGATCTGCATGGGGTTGGCGTAGTTGTACTGCTCCTTCAGGCCCGCGACAACCTCGTTGCGGTACTTGTCCTTGAGACGGGGCAGCGTCTTGGTCTCGGTGGCGGCAGTCATCAGAGTTCCTTACCGGTCGTACGCGCGATACGGATCTTGTTGCCGTTCTCGTCGACCTTGTATCCGATGCGCGTCGGCTTGCCCTGGTCGTCCAC from Paractinoplanes brasiliensis encodes the following:
- a CDS encoding type Z 30S ribosomal protein S14 — its product is MAKKALIIKAAAKPKFAVRAYTRCQKCGRPHSVYRKFGLCRVCVRDMAHRGELPGVSKASW
- the rplE gene encoding 50S ribosomal protein L5, coding for MTAATETKTLPRLKDKYRNEVVAGLKEQYNYANPMQIPGLVKVVVNMGVGEAARDAKLIDGAVRDLTTITGQKPLVRRATKSIAQFKLREGMPIGAKVTLRGDRMWEFLDRLLSIALPRIRDFRGLDGRKLDGHGNYTFGLTEQSVFHEIDQDRIDRPRGMDITVVTTAKTDDEGRALLKLLGFPFKEN